The genomic window AAGCTCAACAGCTCGACTCTCGGGGGCGTCGATCTTTCCACGGTGCCGCTGCTCGGGGTGGGGCGGGTCGAGGTCCTCTCGGGCGGAGGATCCGGCCTGTACGGTTCGGAGGCGGTGGGCGGGGTCATCAACCTGATCTCCGAGCGGGCCCCGGCGAGCCGGGTGGCGACGGGCCTCGGGAGCTGGGGCCAGCGCTATCTCCAGGTCGAGACCGGCGGCGTCTGGGGGGATTCCTCGCTGAGGGCCGCGCTCAGCAGGGCGGGCGCCGAGAACGACTACTCCTACTACGACGCGCGCCGCCGCGAGGAGAAGATCCGTCAGAATGCCGGCCTCGACGCGCTCGGCGTTTCGATCGGAGCGAAGCGAAACTGGCTCGACGACGCCCTGAGTCTCGATCTCACGCTCTCCGACCAGAAGAAGGGGAGCCCGGGATCGATCAATTCGCCGTCGGCGAAGGCGGCGCAGCACGATCAGGACGCCCTGGCCTCCCTGGTCTGGGATCGCGCTTGGCAGGGCGGTCCGCGTCAGGTCACGTCCCTTTCGCATCGCCACAACCTCCTGAGCTACTCTGACCCGCTCGCCGTGGCGTCCATGAACACCGATGCGATCGTGGACACGACCGACCTGCAGACGCGCCTGGAGTGGGCAGGGGCCTCCAACGTCGTGACGTGGGGCCTGGGGGCCACCCAGGACGGGCTGGCGAGCAGCAACCTGGGCCCTCGCTCCCGGACCACCTTGACCACCTTCGTGCACGACACCTGGTCCATGGGCGATCGCCTCACATGGCACGGCGATTTGCGCCTCGACCACCATTCCACCTTCGGCTTGAACGCCAGTCCCCGGGCGGGCGCGACCTTCGCGCTTTCGCGGGATGCGCGCCTGCGCTTCACGGCGGGACAGGCGTATCGGGCGCCCACCTTC from Pantanalinema sp. includes these protein-coding regions:
- a CDS encoding TonB-dependent receptor, whose translation is MRIRRRWVLLPCVLLFHTPALAAETVELSPVVVRAARPRFPEQPQGVTILDKERIRASGASNLAQLLRHEGSFSIREYGPVGQLATATLRGSLGEGILVLRDGVKLNSSTLGGVDLSTVPLLGVGRVEVLSGGGSGLYGSEAVGGVINLISERAPASRVATGLGSWGQRYLQVETGGVWGDSSLRAALSRAGAENDYSYYDARRREEKIRQNAGLDALGVSIGAKRNWLDDALSLDLTLSDQKKGSPGSINSPSAKAAQHDQDALASLVWDRAWQGGPRQVTSLSHRHNLLSYSDPLAVASMNTDAIVDTTDLQTRLEWAGASNVVTWGLGATQDGLASSNLGPRSRTTLTTFVHDTWSMGDRLTWHGDLRLDHHSTFGLNASPRAGATFALSRDARLRFTAGQAYRAPTFNDLYWPAGGNPALRPELTRTYEVGSDVAFSMLSGAATAFLNQGTDSIMWLPGVGGMWTPQNIGRSETMGLELRATLKPLDAFTLEGSGTWLSARDLATEGATAGKFLLYRPDVVGRLNGTWRPLEPLSLGVAWDYTGKRFTTASNTDFLAPIGLWSARASYALTPKDTLSIRGENLSNVYYELQPDYPMPGASVFASWAHVF